The Nocardia sp. NBC_00508 nucleotide sequence GTTGAGCTCGGTCGGCCCACCGCTGAGTTGCGTGGCGAGGTGAACGATTCCCGGCCACGCGATATTTTCCCACACTGTGGACCCGACAGTGAGTTCGGACTTTTCTCCCATGGCAGTCTCCCATCTGAACCCATGCCATTTCGGTAAGCCGCTCGGCGATATACAGCAGCGGCTTCCGGATTTGTCTATATTTGCCGAGAGGCGCAGCGTCAATAGCGCTCGAACACGAATTCCATGACACTTCCCCCTCGCGGTGCACATTCGTGCGAGTAACAGGCGATCGTGTAGTCGGATCGAGCCCGTGGCCCCCGGTCAACCGAATACTAGCGCGCCCGTTCCCCCGGGCGCCAGGGTTTGTCGAATGTTCCAGAAGTCGTCATCTGCCGCCGATTGCCTTGCAGCACTTGACAACCTGTGCAATGCTGAACCGACATGCGACGGGGGTGCACATGACAACAACCAGTGGTGACATGCCACCTCCTCGGCCCGCGCCGACAACTCGGCCGTTCCGCAATCGGCAGGTGAACTCGCCGATGCCGTTCGGCAGATATGTTCGCCCGGCGCTCCCGACACAATTGACGGATGCGCCGGCGGGCCGATTGTGGCCGACCCGAACGATAGACAATGCGCCGCGGTGGAGTTCGGTGGACTTGCGCGACGGCAATCAGGCCTTGGCGCATCCGATGGATCTGCACCGTAAAGGGAAGATGTTCGATCTTCTCGTCCGTATCGGATTCAAGGACATCGAGGTTGGCTATCCGTCGGCGAGCCAGGCGGATTTCGATTTCGTCCGCAGCCTCATCGACGGAGACCGGATTCCCGACGATGTGACGATAGGCGTATTCACTCCGGCCAGGCCGGAACTGATCGATCGGACGTTCGACGCTGTGCGTGGCGCGGACCGCGCGGTCGTGCACCTGTGCCACGCGACGGCGTGCCTCTGGCGTGAGGTCGTGTTCGACATGTCGATGAGCGACGTCCGCCGGATGGCCGACAGCGCCGCCCGGCACATGATGCGCTGTGCCGACGCGTTCGATCCGGCACGGCTCATGTTCGAGTACTCCCCGGAGACGTTCAACATCACCGAGCCGGAGTTCGCGCTGGAGATCACCCACTCGGTGGCGGCCATCTGCGGCGCGCGACCCGATCGGCCGCTGATCCTGAACCTCCCCACGACAGTCGAGACCGATACCCCGAACGTGTTCGCCGACCAGGTCGAATGGATGGACCGGAATCTCGAGGATCGCGCATCGATCATCCTGTCGGTGCATCCGCACAACGACCGCGGGACCGCCGTCGCGTCGGCGGAACTCGCGTTGCTCAGCGGTGCCGACCGGGTCGAGGGCACGCTGTTCGGTAACGGTGAGCGGACCGGCAATGTCTGCCTGGCCACCTTGGCGCTCAATCTGTTCAGCCGCGGAATCGATCCGGAACTCGACTTCTCGAACATCGACGACATCCGGGCGACGGTCGAGTACTGCAACCGGATGCCCGTGCACCCGCGCCACCCCTACGTCGGCGAACTCGTCTACACAGCCTTCTCCGGCACCCATCAGGATGCGATCGCCAAGGGCATGGCGGCCCTGCGACAGCGCGCCGCCGAGACCGACCGCGACGTGCGCTCCCTGGCCTGGAAGGTTCCCTACCTGCCGATCGACCCGGGCGATGTGGGGCGCAGTTACGAGTCGATCGTCCGGCTCAACAGCCAGTCCGGCAAGGGCGGCATCGCCCACGTTCTCGAGACCCGGCACGGTCTCCGCCTGCCCAAGGCTCTGCGCCGCCATTTCGCCGACACCGTGCAGCTGCTGGTGGACGCCAGCGGAACCGAGCTGGACCCGGGTCGGCTCTGGAACGTGTTCCGCGCGGAATACGTCGACGTGGAAACACCCCTGCTGTTCGAGCAGTGCGGCGAGGAGCAGAGCGGCTCCGGGGTCACGGTCACGGTCACGGCGACCGAGGACGGCCGCCGGGTCGAATTCCAGGGTTCCGGTGCGGATCCGAGCTCCGCTCTCGTCGACGGAATGCGCCGCGCGGGGCACGACATCGACCTTGTCGATGTGACCCGTCAAGCGCCCGCGGGGCGGAGCCACCCGCACGGCAACGCCGTCTACTGCGAACTGATCGTCGACCAGGTGCCGTCCTTCGGAGTCGGGCTGGACGATTCGGCGACGGACGCGGAAGTGCGCGCCGTCATCAGCGCGGTGAACAAGGTTCGCAGCGGAGTCTCCGCGGAGCCGGTTCACTGATCGCATCGCCACCACCATCGAGGACACCCTGTATGACTCTGTCCGGACATACCGTCGCGCTCGCCGAACGCCCACTCGTCCACCTCGAATTCGAACGCCACGCCGCTGCCGCCGCCGAGCGAGTCGCGGTGACGTGCGGTCCGGTGGTCCGGTCCTACGGGGAACTCAACGCCCGGGCGAATCAGCTCGCGCATCATCTGCGGTCGAGGTCGATCGGGCCCGGTTCCCTGGTCGGCCTCTGCCTGGACCGGACCCCGTGCCTGATCGAGGCGATCCTCGGGGTGCTCAAGGCCGGTGCCGCCTATGTGCCGCTCGACACCTCCTACCCGCCCGAACGGTTGCGGCTGATGCTGGCGCAACTGCCCGACACGGCCCTGGTCATCGCCTCGGCCGAGACCGCGGCGATGCTCGGTTCCGACCGCCCCGAGACGATCCTGATCTCCGACGAGGACCGCGATCAGGCGATTCGCGATGCGCCGGTGAGTAATCCGCGGTCGGCGGTGACACCGGATGACCTGTGCTACGTGGTGTTCACCTCGGGCTCGACCGGGACTCCGAAGGCGACCGCGGTGCGTCATCGCGGCTGGTACAACCTGCTGAACTGGCTCGTCCTCGAATACGGTCTGGATCAGTTCTCGTCGAGCCTGGTGGTGAGTTCGTTCGGGTTCGACATCACGCAGCGCAGCATCATGACGCCCCTGTTCTCGGGCGCCGCCGTGCATCTGCTCGGCAGCCGCAGCTTCGACCTGTCGCTGGCCTATCGCCTGCTCGGTGAGCGTGCGGTGCGGACACTGCACTGTGCCCCGAGCACGCTCTACCTGCTGGTCGATCGGGAGATGAAACGCGGTGGCACGGCGCTGTCGGAGTCGCGGTACGTGTTCATCGGTGGCGAAGCGCTGTCCGCCA carries:
- a CDS encoding 2-isopropylmalate synthase, yielding MTTTSGDMPPPRPAPTTRPFRNRQVNSPMPFGRYVRPALPTQLTDAPAGRLWPTRTIDNAPRWSSVDLRDGNQALAHPMDLHRKGKMFDLLVRIGFKDIEVGYPSASQADFDFVRSLIDGDRIPDDVTIGVFTPARPELIDRTFDAVRGADRAVVHLCHATACLWREVVFDMSMSDVRRMADSAARHMMRCADAFDPARLMFEYSPETFNITEPEFALEITHSVAAICGARPDRPLILNLPTTVETDTPNVFADQVEWMDRNLEDRASIILSVHPHNDRGTAVASAELALLSGADRVEGTLFGNGERTGNVCLATLALNLFSRGIDPELDFSNIDDIRATVEYCNRMPVHPRHPYVGELVYTAFSGTHQDAIAKGMAALRQRAAETDRDVRSLAWKVPYLPIDPGDVGRSYESIVRLNSQSGKGGIAHVLETRHGLRLPKALRRHFADTVQLLVDASGTELDPGRLWNVFRAEYVDVETPLLFEQCGEEQSGSGVTVTVTATEDGRRVEFQGSGADPSSALVDGMRRAGHDIDLVDVTRQAPAGRSHPHGNAVYCELIVDQVPSFGVGLDDSATDAEVRAVISAVNKVRSGVSAEPVH
- a CDS encoding amino acid adenylation domain-containing protein, encoding MTLSGHTVALAERPLVHLEFERHAAAAAERVAVTCGPVVRSYGELNARANQLAHHLRSRSIGPGSLVGLCLDRTPCLIEAILGVLKAGAAYVPLDTSYPPERLRLMLAQLPDTALVIASAETAAMLGSDRPETILISDEDRDQAIRDAPVSNPRSAVTPDDLCYVVFTSGSTGTPKATAVRHRGWYNLLNWLVLEYGLDQFSSSLVVSSFGFDITQRSIMTPLFSGAAVHLLGSRSFDLSLAYRLLGERAVRTLHCAPSTLYLLVDREMKRGGTALSESRYVFIGGEALSATRVSTWATRPGNTCVLLHQYGVAECTDVATSHPMTDYPSYAAAGVTPAGKPVYNTTIHLLDEQLDEVGPGEVGEICISGVSVGAGYVNPSEEGSARFTEIERDGMAIPVYRTGDRGHVTPGGELVLVGRMDSQVKIRGHRIDLGEVDQAVRRNGAVHDAAVVAVANGADELRLVAFVIPTTGTLDTPRLRKELLAVLPQAMVPAEFVEVRAFPLNPNGKVDRKALAAHGVTRGGSAPA